From the Bombus affinis isolate iyBomAffi1 chromosome 4, iyBomAffi1.2, whole genome shotgun sequence genome, the window AGTAGGTAGGCGTGTCATGCGTATTATTGTGTGTTCACGAAGCCTATCTCCTCCCGTCTACATTAATTCACGCGGCGTACTATGTACTTCTGACTGAAATATTACGTATTACACTCGTCTGTAGTTACTTATCAGTAAAAAGCTTTTATAAGCAAAAGCCGAGAAGACAGGAGAATAATTCTTTATACAAAGGCagaattattttaaatgtacaacattatactttCTTAAAAATCTAAGGTCTTATGTGGTAAACTAGAACATCCGAATTGAGATATCGTTTCATCTTGTTCTCGTTGAGTAGTATCTCCTAATTCAGGTGGTAGGTGTAAAACCTAAAATAGAACGGCGAAGATATATACACATAGCCAAACtcaaattttgttatatttataaagtCAATTTACCTCGATGACAAATTTCTTTCGACGTAATTTGAATACAAGATCTCGTGATTCTGGATTATGAGGTGCTATAGTATTTAAAGCCAGCATCTTCTGTAGATGCAATAAGCCATGATAATCCTTAAATAATGGGTTTGTTTCTTTTTGTGAGCCTGCAAATGATTCCAATTTAATTGCAACATCTGACAGATGTTCAATCCGTTGTGCAGTAGCATCctaaaaattaataacaatgaaaaaatgaatatatatCTACATAAAAGGTTTAATAAATAAAGTACATAAAACGCACCGAATTTTCAAAACATTCTGTAGGCACTGTTATCACTGCAACTGCATAAGAATATCTTAAAAGAGCTCTAAAGTAATACAAAAATTTGAACAAATCTTGATGCGAATCATTTACAGAATCACTGCACCATAATCTAGATCCTAAGGAATGAATTGCAATTCTTAGAACTTGTCTTTTTGTAGGTGTCTCTGAAATTGAGTGTCCTCCCTTCTTCAGAGTCTCTTGAATACATTTTAATAACTTTGAATATGTCATATTGTTAAAGGCATTGTCTTTTTTAGGACAATTATCATCATACCactgtgttatatctgctttttCGATTACTTCTTTTTCCATTCTTTTTGTAAGGTCATAGAAATGACCAAAAGCTTGTCCTCCAGTTGGGGAGGTatcaattattttcatattttgatACCTCCAAGCAATCTTCATTTGTTCATCAGAATTGGATGATTGATCAATCGATGTGGTGTCTGTTACAACAGCTGGTATTTCTGACACAAACTGTGATGTTTCAACATCTTTAGATCCAATTAATAATGGTTGAGCTGTAACTACGCTTTCAGccataaaatattttaacatgaCTTTTGCATATGTGCCATATCGATCTTCCTCTAAAAATTGAAGTCATTTTGTTCATTTTATTCATATCCAAATTTTCATAAGATAAGCATACTTATTACATACCAATAAGAAACAAAGAACCAACAGGTAATCCTCCACCTAAAAGAATAGACTGAAATGCATTAATATGATAGAGAATCATAGTAAAAATTGTATTGTTGCAAATAAATTCAAACCTATTATATGATCTAAGGAAGGAATTCCAGTCGAAACGAGTAGTTGTGAATTTTTTATCGAGGGTTTAGTTCCTGGTATAAAGGGAATTCTGCTACTTTTTCCTGTAGTTAGATCCATTTTTCAAAACTATTTCTGAACCAAAAAATAACGATACAGTTTATTTAATATCTGTAccttattaataatattaattctttTCATAAAAAACACTTACTTTACGCATAACAGTAAATATTACATACACAAAATAACAATACGAAGCCAATGTTATTTAGAATGAAACCTTTAGTAAAAAAAAGTGACTGTTTACGACGAATTTTGATTTACGTGTCGCAACTTCGTCTACATTTGGAGGTTATGTTTATACGCATCATATGATATATTccatatattattaaaatataacatataacatgtATCGAACAATGGAATTATCGAAACGTATTCcactaaattataaaaaatcaaaaatttataaaaatgagtTGTTTATCAATCGAGGTAGAAATTTTTATTACGGTAAATAGACAAAAGATGGCAATACATACAGCTGGTTTACAGTCGGTAGCTGACGCCTTTCATAGTTTATAATTCTTCGGCTAGAATGCAGTCAtatcaataattttaattaataaactaTAATTTTGATTACAAAATCGATTATATTCATTACACATAATTCTTTCCATAAAAGACTGATTGTTTCTGTTGTTTAAATTATATATCTATCCTTTGATGTATACATAACTTCATTAAAAATCTTTGAAACCTTTACGTAATCTAATTAATTATGTGTACGATTTTAAGTTCTAACATGCATTACTTATCTCCCATATAATGTCTACAACAATAAAATcaatttatttgatttattaatAATCAAGCATGTTATGCGTATTGAcataaataactaaaaaattgatagaaatgatcaagaaatacatttaaaaatattaataaaacataaaGGTAAAAATATCACATACATTCCTCAAACACTTTTgaattatacaaaataattttcagATGTTATCCATCACTTTTTGAAGACTTAAAACGACAAACTATGGA encodes:
- the LOC126915846 gene encoding elongator complex protein 4 — encoded protein: MDLTTGKSSRIPFIPGTKPSIKNSQLLVSTGIPSLDHIIGGGLPVGSLFLIEEDRYGTYAKVMLKYFMAESVVTAQPLLIGSKDVETSQFVSEIPAVVTDTTSIDQSSNSDEQMKIAWRYQNMKIIDTSPTGGQAFGHFYDLTKRMEKEVIEKADITQWYDDNCPKKDNAFNNMTYSKLLKCIQETLKKGGHSISETPTKRQVLRIAIHSLGSRLWCSDSVNDSHQDLFKFLYYFRALLRYSYAVAVITVPTECFENSDATAQRIEHLSDVAIKLESFAGSQKETNPLFKDYHGLLHLQKMLALNTIAPHNPESRDLVFKLRRKKFVIEVLHLPPELGDTTQREQDETISQFGCSSLPHKTLDF